In Balaenoptera ricei isolate mBalRic1 chromosome 4, mBalRic1.hap2, whole genome shotgun sequence, the genomic stretch tgccgcagagcaactaagcccgtgtgccacaactattgagcctgtgctctagagcccgtgagccacaaccactgagcccacacgccacaactactgaagcccacgcgcttagagcccatgctccgcaacaagagaagccaccgcaatgagatgcctgcgcaccacaacgaagagtagcccctgctcgatgcaactagagaaagcccgcatgcagcaacgaagacccaacgcagccaaaaataaataaataaataaatttatttaaaaaactttcacacacacacaacaataaAGATATAATGAAGCCCGATACCCATGCAACCATGACCAGTGATCAAGCCATGCCCATGCGATCCCTCCCTCTTGCTGTATAGTTACTttactgaaatgttttacagcaAATCCCAGGCCTCATGGCATCTTGCCCCTGCATATTTCATCATGTGTCACTGACCAATACGGACAACTgagaagagaattttaaagggGAGGACAATTTTAAATTGTTGGAAGTTTTAGGGCTTTCAGAGACAGTAGCACTTTGAAGGAACTCCTTGGTGGCTTTCAAAAGAGTGGATTCAGTAATGCCCAGGGTGGAATACCACAGGGGGTGGAGTGGGTACAGTTACAAGCAGGATAGCAGGGTCACAGGGAGGATGTTTGTCACCAAGAAGAGACCTGGGCATGCTTGCAGGGTGAGATTCGAGAAACCAGAGTGGACAGAGGCTGACAATGCGAGAAAATAGGTATGTGATGCAGCAATATTCATTCAGTCCATTGAACAATAAATGAGCATTTACCACGTGGCTGCATTCCTTGCAGCACAAGCCAAAAGACAGATAAAATCACTGCCCTCGTGGAGACAACACTCCAATAgagagacagacattaaacatacaaacataaaatatgaTGTTCGTTGTGATAAGTGCAGTAAAATCAATCACACGGAAGGTGGCTGCAAGGGAGACGTAAGATACATGGAAAGGTGAGAGCCTGAAACAGGCCAGCCAGCACCTCTGGGCAGAGCAGAGGTGAGGCCGGGAGATACGACAGCCAGAGAATCTCAAGGTAGGGACAAAGGAAGGGAAGGCAACTCACATCAAGGGGGCTCAGTCGGcttcaattataggaaaaaaacaagggAGAAGCTCATGACTTCTAAACCCTCTGGACACTAAGTTGCTAGTACTACAGTAACGGATATAGCTTTCCTTTATGTGTTTTACTGCTAGGAAGCAAGGAAGCACCACAAATGCACCCAGTGTAGAGAAGCAGCAGCATTGCACAGGAGGAAAGCCCAGGCTCCATTCACCAGCTGAGCAGGACTCCAGGCactttatttaacttctctgagcctcagtttctgcatctctaaaatgggaataaagattTCTATGAAAGACGGTTTTGTGAGAATGGGGTGAGACAAGCTAGGTGGAGCTCCGAGCACAGACCTTGGTACACAGTAAATGATCACTAAATGCTGCCTAAGAACAGAAAGGTCACCCCCGGGGAGGCAGCTGTGACAGTCAAAAGCAGCTGTCTGTCCCCTTCAGGGAAAACTCTttgatggcttcataaaatttCTCTTCAAAATGGTCACACACTCTTGTATTTGCTTTGGAAAGTGTTACTCAATGGAACATACATCCTACTTTTGCAAAATTTCTATGATTCTCAAGAAGCCTCCGAAATTACAAGCCTGCAGCTGAAAGAGACACAAAGGTGACAGCGGTAAGAGGACTAAATTATCCTCAAGTCTTCGAAGTCCGCTCCTGGattctcatttccttcctttgagTTATTTCTGGTTTCCTTTCAGCTTATGTGAGTTGTAAGGTCGAAACGGCCCTTGAGAAATTACCTTGTCCCCCTCTCCACCTTAAAATTAAATAGAGGATCTAAAAACCACGGTGGTCATTGTTTAGGGGAAAAATGTTATCGAGTTAATTAAATTTTGTCAAGCTCGCAGAGGTCAAGAGGGGGCTGATTtgaatgaaatgaggccagttctCTTTGAAATCACATTTGGGCCAATAAAACTCAAGAGTCCAGCACATCCCTTCCTCAGATCCCCTCACTTCACACTCTCTGCCTCTCAGATTATTATCACAAGATTTTAGGCAAGTGTAAACACTCCAAAGAGACTACAATTATATAGACTGGCCTTGACTGCACTCAGACCATCGAGATCAGAGGCCTGGATAAAAAAACACCCTACAGATGAAACCCAGCTCTCATtaaacaaaattaaccatcagtaCCCAGAACATGTCTGGATTGAAGAGTCAATTATCTTCCCTCAGTTCAGAAGTGATTGCAAATGAACTTTCTCTGCATGTTCCCGGGCAAGCAACTGCCCAGTAATTTATCTTATTcaggaagaacaaaaaagatgTGTGCAACATTGACTATGTAAAATCTTAAGTCATTTGCTTTcaggttattttactttttcctcagAAGAGGTGAAGACTGTGACTACTGAACCACTAACGTCTAAAGATACAGCAtttcattttagatttatttaatgaaaagatCTTAGGACTTGGTCTTCTGGGTGCTGAATAGAGAAGTCATTTTCTCTTCTCAAACTTCAAGTCAAACAGTATAGAGGGAGGTTCAAAATATACAGTAATGTGCTGGGAAACCAGCTCCTTGGGGGGAAGAAATCCTGATTTTTTTAGCACTTGCAAAGTtctctggtgtttttttttagcacttgCAAAGTTCTCTGGTGTAAATATCCCTAATCATGGCCAATTTGAAGCTACCAAGGACTGAACAACTGGCTCACAAATTCCTGAAATTTTAACCATTGGCTCTCAGCTCCTGCACACCCTGGCGTTAGACAAAGAGGTGACTGGTTGAAGATTTCTTTCATGCCTCCTCTCTTATTTGACAAGTAAACTCAATTGTTAAGCCACTAAACAGTGTGAATTTCATACCATAGGATCACTTTTAAACAGGTTTTAAAGTAGATATTTCATCCTAGGTAGTCATTAAAAATCAGGTTACAAAGGAATGTTTAATGATGCAGAAATGTTtataagatatattttattaaaaacaatatgaCAAGAACAATTCCAAATTTGCATATAAAATGACAAGGATATACTCCAAAAAGTGAATAATTATTCTAGTTGTGAGACTGTGTGTGGGTTTTATTCTGTTCTTTATACTATTGTTctacttttcaaattttctacaatgttcATGTAtttgtaattagagaaagaactaaATCCagtgttaatatatatatatattttttaatatggtgtttcagatttttttttttacatccatACAATCTTATGGGTAGACTGGCTAGAAGACTAAACCAGATCAACCCTATTTAAACAAGGCTAAATCTTTGTCACTTGTTTTTTGATGCTTTACAGCTTTCAAAGTACCATCATAAGCATTGTCTAATTTATCTGATGCGAGGGAAGCAGGTTATTatacttcattttacagaagaggaaacaggctcaaaatgactaaatgatttgcccaaggtcacatggctaataaAGCAATTAAAGGGGGGACTCTAGCCCAGGATTTCTGCTACCCCTGAGATTTCCCTCAAAATCTCATCACGTTGCTCATCAGGGGCCCTTCTCTCAAGAAGTTCCTACTGAACACCCAGACCCATCTATGCAAGGAGGCACTCTCCtggttttgcccattttaaatgcCGGAAGCCTGACGAGAATCACCAGGGAGGACGCACTCCGTCCAGGCATCAGTCCTACACAAGCAACCCCCAGAGCAAGCGCTTCAGCTTGGAAGTTTATGAACATAACAGGATAGCTTGCTGAGAACAGCAGAACCCACACTCTGGGATGAAAACCACGTACGATGTTCTACACACATGCATTTACAACAATCTGTAAATGTCACGTAACAGATCCTGACACGAGCCTCCATAGCTTCTCCCTGAAGGACTGGATAGCACCCTTCACAGAGATGGCTGAAGAAACAAGTTCTGGGTAGATCCCATCTGAAGCCTCTTTGTTGAGCCCTGTGCAGTTTGCACTGGAATGTCCACTTCTTGCTTCAGGACCCTTACTCCTGCTCATGGGCAGTGCTTTGCCAGGGCTTAGTAACCAGAAACAACAGCTCACAGCATTATTCAGTTAGAAGGAATAGAAACAAGAACTCATTCCTCAAGTCGTAGGTTTTAGTATGTGGCTATATAAggcaagtttaaaaagaaaaaaaaaatagcattctgATGAGACATCATGCAAAGCCAGGAAAGCCAGGCCACCAGCCTTCAGGGAACAGGTGGCCTCAGGAGAGGCTGGCCCGGAGTGTGAGAAAGGCCCCTCTCCTCCTAAGCGCCACAGAGCAGCACACAGGAGGATGGAGCAGTCCCACGTGGACCCCTCGAGTAAGCAGTGTGGGAGCCTCAGCGCTCTCTCTCCCATGGCGATGGCAAGGCCATGCCTTCAGTGACATCACAGGCAGAAGCCAAAGATACGGACTGTGCCTTACAAGgagatacatattttataaatatatatatttcctgggATTTGCTTTTAGATGCTTCAGCAAAGACCATGTGATACAAATGTGTGCGAGCTCTCCACCTACACCCCAGGGACGGTTAGTTAACTTCATCTGAAGGACCCTAACTGGAGATAAAATTCCAGGGGTGGTGAATTTGCAGGGAAACACTAATCAAAGGCCCACACTTGGAGAAGCCACAAAGGCACTTGGGCTGTTTATTTCCCAAAGCACAACAGAGGCTTGGTTAGCACCGTGGATGTTAGGATGTTAGAAATTACTCTTCATTGGTGAAATGAGTAGTTTTCAAGATGTATGGATTAGCTAGAAATTCTGCCCCAGAATGAACAAGGTAAAAGGAATTAGGGAGCCAAACTGCCTACCTCTTTGGAATGGCCCTGAAAAGTGACTGTTGGAGAATTCTGTTACCCGTGCAACCAGAAAGTTAGCTGAATCTCGCTGTTAAAATACTCTCCCATCTGTTCTAAATGAACTTTCATGCAAGTGCCAGCGAAGCACCTAAAAGGACAGACCCTTGGGACTTCCTCAAGCTTACTGAGGCAGGATGACTGTTTTGTTGCCAGCAGGCGTTGAGAAGAGACCTGGACGGCTCATTAATTTCAAATTATTAGAGGCTGCTGACAGATATATCAAAAAAGAACTCAATAATTGTGAATGATCAATGATCAAGTCAATTTGACTTGGGAACTTTTATATGACAACTTTAAGTCTCCTCAGACATAATTAGGGAAGTTCTCAAACATGCTGAGTACCAACATTACGTGGCCTCATGTCcactcaaaaacagaaacagcctgGGGAAACCTGGGGTTACCTTTACAGTCCTGAGTTGGACCCTCACACTGCCATGCCCAGTAAATGTGTAGAATTCATGACACCAGGATTTCTGAGCTCAGGTAAATAACTGTTTTGGAAAAATCAACTGTAAAGCACtttgttttaatctttattttctccctcattataaaaataacatgtgATTACTCTAAGTCTTACATTATAGAAAATTGGAAAACTGAAAACTTCCCCAGAATCCCACCCTCAGAAATGATTACTACCctttttggtaaatattctgtcaggtttttttggcatatagtagtAAATAAACAGGATCAAGTGGAATTCTACCGCCACGAGAACACATGCTATTCTGCTCTTGTGCAAGGTTTTGAATAGTTCTGACAAATAACTCAACTGACCGGTTTCTCCACAGAGCTGGACGCATTGGTTTTCAGAGGAGATTCAACCACACAGTGGGTGGGAAAACTTCTAAGATTTTCTTACCACTCAATATTAAATATTGTTCTAAGtattaaaggtgaaataaagtttaaaaaaaataagaaataaagaataacgAAATTTGGTACTGAGGAGAAAACTGTTCAGAAAATTATGGcagtttatcaaaataaaaactacTAAATTTCACTTCCAGGAAGTATCATGACTTTAAAATTGGAATTTAGGAAACAATCATCTTTTTACCATCAAATACAGCTGGACAAGTAATTCTCCAATTCTTCTCGTTTGATCATTTGATCAGTACAAGAGAAGGTAAAGTACATGACCATTTTGAATTCTTTCAGTTCTAAGTAAAGTAAATTACAACAAGAATTGCTACATGTGAAACAACTGTCCATCAGCAAAGGACTCCAGAACGGGAGACTTGGAACAGATTTCAGCTTTTGCAGCTGGTAAAGGGCAGTTTTGATTCAACCTCCCAAAGCTTTGTTTGCAATGCTTTCAAAACATCTTCCATCTATTGAATtgaaataagaatattaaaaaaaaatacatgattaaAATCATACATGgttaaatatgattaaaatattcATCATTAATACAATTTCTGAACATGTTATGCATTACACATGGATATTAAGTATTTAACAGAATTCCATTTAAATAAGACATAAGTTTATTAACAGTAGTTCTCAACCTCTAATCTGTAGCTTTTTTATACATTCATCACTATCTTGCCTATCTGTGAGAGGATGTTAACATTCAAAAACAAGGCTATTTTTACCGTGAAATATTGATTTCATTAAGaagatatatttctattttaatagttttagaaTATATACTACTTTGATTTTAGTATGAAGtatcttctttattatttttttgataaagCTTTAGCTTAATTTGTAGTTTGGCTCCCCAAAAAATCAACTTTACTaacaactgaaataaataaataagaataaaataaaataagcactcTCTTACCATGAAAGTGCTAAGGtcaaaacagaaaacactttaAGGATTATTCGTGGAGGAGCAATTGTTCACTGACTGGCAGTTGTTCATACAAAGATACAAAAAGTGCAGAACAAGATTACCTGCTTTagagatttttctatttcaacTCGGCTTTCAAGATTAAAAAGCTCTTTATCTTCTGACACAATTTGCTTTTCAGAGGACCCTAAAACATAACTGAAGTATAATAACAGTACAAAGTTAAAACATGAAAAGggagtaaatataaaatttacatgaataatattaagggaattccctggtggtccagtggttagggctctgcgcttccactgcaggggacacaggttcaatccctggtctgggaactatgatcccacatgcagcgcagccataaataaataaaataaaataaaataaaataaaataaaataaataaataaataaataaataaatacaaaaaataatgatattaaaaCTCGAATATGTATATCAAACTATATATTAGTACCAAGTAAACACATAAAACAACTACTTTTGTTAATAGCAACCTACATAGGAAGCTGAACTACATgaaatcctgtttttctccataacAGCTTTGTCCGAGAGCCCTACATATTTCCCAATATTATAAGTATTTTGTTATTGGAAATAAACTTGCTCTGTAGTAAGTTGGGTGGCAAAACATTACCACTCATGgttcaaaattctattttaaagttttagaagATCCTGAAGAAGCCACTgctttatattactttttttttttttaatgtaacttctCAGGAATGTGTGCATTTTCAAGTTTGACTTTTAGTATATAATTTGTGTAGTCAACTCTTGATTACCTAGATTTGGGCAACTTCAACAGTTATCCTATAACTTATGTTTTGCTCCACTCTCTGGGGTGATGAGATGCTGTGGTTTAGAAAACACAAAGAACAGAAGAATTGGCCTCGTGATGGAAGGAGAAGAGGCCCAGCTTCGGTGACCAAATAAATCTAAACAGTAGGGAAGAAGGTGCTGgtatttctcaaaaaaagaaatttgattcGTTTGCATTTCTTTAGTGGGAGTCTTTCATTACATGTAACAACTTCAATATGTCACTTCTTTTGTCAAATAAGAACAGTCTTCTCTTGGAAACCCAAGATTAAATTGATTAAAtttctgaaaaatgtcatgggaggCAAAATTGCAGAAGGCAATTAATATCccgtttagaaaagaaaaatgagatgggggaaaaaattaaacGGTATTGAGTAATTTATAACACTGTAAATAAACATTACAGAGGGCATCCACTTCTAAAACAAACCAGGTTCCTTGTCATTAAAATTCTGCCCCAAGAGGTATTCAACTGTTCAGGAAAAAACAGCTTCAATACTATAATCCTCTATGGAGAAATCTTccacacattttcttttatacAGATATGTATCACTTTTATTAAAGTTTTGTACCAACCGTACTGAAGAGTTCACGTTGTTTATACCTGTACTCTCCCCCACATAATTTTCACAAATCTTAGTAAAATTCTCATGGAGATTAAGGGAGCAGTTGTTTGGGCCTGGGTCTTCTATTTAAAACCAAAACAGATCTGATCTCTCTCTAGGCAGGCCTACATGCTTTACATCAATGAGCAGTGCTTGCTATATTATTCTCTTGTGTAAGGAATATAAAAAGTTTGcagattttataattttgaccTAAACCTGTCTAGTTTCAAAGAAGGTGGCAAAACTGCAGTTATCaaagaataattaaatgaaaaattataataagaagaatactgttttaaattctttaaagagAAACTCTAAGAAATTCAACCGGAGTGACGAAATACCTCGAGTAATAAAagtgtaggcttttttttttcttttccttcttaaattGTTCTTCTTTCCTGATACTTAAGGTTTCCTAGGCATCTTTAAAATCTTGAGGATTACATCTTTTCCAGGATAAGTGAAAATACACTGGGGTCAACTGAttgtttcctattttaaaaaggcTAGTGAATTAGAGGGCCATTAAGATATCTGTCATCAGACCCTAATTCACCTTGTCTCCCAACGCTTTTTAGAAGTCTTAAAAAATGAAGGTACTTCCTTGCAACTCTCAAAAAAAGCAGACAATTATTTACCACCCTCAAGGAAATAGTTGGACTTTGTATTTCTACTTTTCCAGAACACCAAAGGGACTTCTTTTCTGACCATTTCTGAAATTCCTATTTCTTTATGATATTCTAGGAGACCAAAAactagagggaaaaataaaatggacaaaatatattGATCCAcacaatagcttttaaaaaaaatcctattaaaCTAAATTCAATTGTTAagaaaaacaacatatttttaCTCTGAAAAATGTTCGGAGTGTTTTCTCCTACAATTTAGAATGACAGACTTTTCCAATAGCAAATAAATCGGGTCCAAACAAAAAATCACTAGCTTTATTgtcagaaattatttaaaaatatattttaaccagTGTTGATTTAGTTTCGATGTTTTCATACCAATTTCTCTGCAAGCAAGTTTCTGAGAATTCAGTTATGAGCTATTCATTTATACATCAAACTTACCTTTCAATGGCTTCAACACTGAGGCAGAACAAGTCCCTCTTGTAGTCTAGATTCTTGGGTGTGCATCTGTATATGTAGCCGAGGTTGAGTGAACATCCTGCGCAGTACAAAGTCTCCAGGATGCTGCAACGAGAAATGCCACCGCTTTAGCAACTGGTTATAACAAAAATCCCATTGTTGAGATCCATAAACACCTAAACGTTTAAGTTGCTGAAGTATGTTATTCTGACCCTACTAAGTCATatgtacaaaaaaaggaaaaaaatgatagtaAGATGCTTACATCAGAAATGTAGACAGTCACCTCCAGGCTGCATTGCCTTAAGTATCCAGTGACAAAGGGCATGTACAAAAGTGACAAAAAGAGAGTGTACTAAGGTGGTGTTTTCCTAGAATGCAAATGCCTCAATTcagtattaagaaaaattaactaaaattttgaaataagacaaaaagattcTACATGTCCTTTTAATGTTATATTGTCCACCAAGGATCATTAACACTCTGGGGAAGGGATatgcaaatttttttctgtaatgatccagagaacaaatattttaggctctcaGGCCATATGGTGTGTGTTGCAACTACTTGCCTTTACCACCATTAGCACAGAAGCTGCCACAGATAATACATAACTGATCTGTGTTCCAGTAACAAtgcatttacaaaaacaggtgcttgggacgtccctggcggtccagtggttgagacttcgccttccaatgcagggggtgcgggtttgatccctggtgggggaactaagatcccacatgcctcggggccagaaaaccaaaacataaaacagaagcaatattgtaacaaattcaataaagactttaaaaatggtccacatcaaaaaaaaaaaatcttaaaaaaaaacccaaacaaacaggTGCTTAgtccatgggccatagtttggcATAAAGGATGGGTTCAGGTGATACAAGTAAACAGGACTTAGCAACACTGGTTCAGAGCGAGAGTCAATTCCCTTTTCAATTCTCTAACAATCCTGATTATAAAGAGAAGAAAGTCTCAGTCTGGTGCTAGAATGTCTTTAACCTGTATCTCACAGTTGCAAATCTTTTAATAGTAAGAGAACAGACCTCAGGCTCAGAACCAGCCAGGCAATACTATCTCAGCTAGAATTTAATAACATGTGTTTTCAGTGTAATTATCTTCACAGTTACTTTCCAGTTACAGCAAATGATACATTTATGGCAGTAATATAAagattcctttttaaataaatttaaataaaaattaggagtcactttaatgaaaaatattaagtacATGATAGCACAGCTGTTACATGGATATGGCAAAAATGGTAAAGCTGACATCAAAATGACTAGAGTTGGGAAGTAGAGAACACTCTgcaggaaacaaagagaaataacAAAGCATCATCCTGGCTCTTACTAATTAGCCCTGTGTCCTTAGTGAAGTTGTAACCTCCTCAGGCCTtgctttcttcatctacaaaatgagaaaTGATCTAAGGCTGGGTTTTCCAAATTTTCATCACCAGCATGCCAACAGTACAATTTTCCTTATATCCACTTACTACCTGTCCTATTATGAATTTAATTCTCCTTAAATAGAgtaattttttcaattaaaatacaCTTTATTTGAATGGGACAATCTAAcgttactaaaattaaaaaccaacattttaaaataaaaaatatatacgaTTATTAATTTCTGTTTAACTGCTTGTGTACCACTTATTCATATACATCAGTACAACACGTTTCGGGCAACAATATTAGAAGGCAGAGCTTCCCATTCAGTTTGCTGAGGACGCCACTTGCAGCAGATGCGTGGCAGGTATAGCAAGATACTGACCACTTCAACCCTTGGAGTGGCAGCAAAGGGCCTGCGAGTGCTGGAGGCCCCATGCTGTTGTTTCTGCAGCCCTGTCTGTTTACCTCAATAggtcatatatgtgtgtatgcatgacCTTAGCATTTTCTATGGGTGCCATGACATGAAAAAGGTAGGGAGCATTCATCTAAAGCATCCTTTGGTTTGGAGATTCCATGAtacagatattttccttttctatttttattttcgaTTTTCTTCACACCAAGCGCAAACACCCAAAAAGGGAGTATCAGAATGTGCCCTGAGAGGTTTAGAAACTCTTCCATCTCATATCTAAAGGGGACCACCAGCACTCAAGAATTGGTATATTAGAATGACTGATTTTATACTGATTACCATGAAAAAAGTTTTATCCCAAATCTTACTGCTGATGATCTCCTTAAagacttttatttgaaaaataaacattttctctaaTGTACATATTCACATAAATATAGCCTTACTCACCAACCATTTTCATTTTTACGTTTGGATAGTATCTGTTCCTTATCCACAGAAACATTACAGGAAACACCTAGAAAGAAGAAAGTAACAAGAATTTATTAATGCAGTTTGTTACAATACACACGCAGACATTGAGAGAACTTCTAattcaacttttattttagaaCCCAGaagcccagaaaaaaataaaggcccAAAAGTCACACACACAGGGTAGTTTAAAACTAAAGGTACAGGGTCTTCTGCAAAAAGATAGCAGAATAAGAGTTATTTCCTTTCATTCCCAGAAAACACTGAAATtaacaaagtgaataaaattaggaagaaaaaattcAACTGACAGTAAAATTTGGGACAACTAGAACCTCAAATCACGGACTATCAAGAATACCCGCCAGACACAGTAAAACTGGGATCAACCCAAGGAAGAGGATAAAAGCCTGTGCATACATCTCCAGATCTCACACGCACAGCTTGTTTCTCTACAAGTAACTGAGAGGGTCCTCGGGAGCTCAGCCAAAAACCTTTTAGACCACAACCTGGACAGGGGTCACAGCTGAACCCTAGAAGCAGCAGGAAACATTCCCGTTTCCCAAGTTCAGAACACACTAAAGGCGGGGAATCGGGAGCAGAGGCACATGAGGAAAGGACATCAGACCCACAATGGCCAGAACAGACTCTTGCTTTCACCTCCTCTACAGTCTGCCTTAACTCAGTAAACTCCACTTCCATCTACCCATCGCTCAGATCAGAAACCGGCATCAACCCTGATTCACTGTCTCCTTACCCTTCTCCCCGCACAGACACCCCACAGATAAATCCTGTCAGTTCTACCTCACAACCCTCACTCCAGCCCCCAagccaccaccacctcctctccTCTGCTTGGACGGCTGCACTAGCTCCTGATTGACCTGCCCACGTCCATGCTGATTCTTCTCTTCAGTGCATCCTCCAAAGAAAAAACTGGGTCATATCACTCTCCTGCTTAAACAACTCATTCACTAGAATAGATTCTCATTCCACAGAACAGCCTACAAGGCCCTAAATTTTCtggccccttccttcctccctaaaTCTTATCTTTAATCTACTATTCGGCGGCCTCGCTa encodes the following:
- the MIS18A gene encoding protein Mis18-alpha codes for the protein MAGPWSQACCKRCSSTSCACGDKGKWSNSSLLGKRLSEDSSRHQLLQKWASMWSCVSGDASVACTERTRREEAAEPAEEEDRPLVFLCSGCRRPLGDSLSWVTSQEDTNCILLRCVSCNVSVDKEQILSKRKNENGCILETLYCAGCSLNLGYIYRCTPKNLDYKRDLFCLSVEAIESYVLGSSEKQIVSEDKELFNLESRVEIEKSLKQMEDVLKALQTKLWEVESKLPFTSCKS